AATATCCTTCAAGAACTCTTCAAGCATTTGCAACATTTCAATTTTAATGTGTATGCAGGGGAGAGTCAGTGTGTCAGTCCAGCAAAAATCAAGACACGTAGTCCTGTGTCCGGGTTAGGATTTAGCTCCCTTCGACACAGCCAGGCCAATGAGGCCCGCAACACCGGCAATGGCAACGCCGAGCCCCCCGACAATCGCTATGCCGACCAGGCCATCTGGAAGACAACATGTGGGTGtcagtattttgttttaaatcccTTAAACAACTCATCAAATCAAGTCATTGTACACAGATTTGTTGTTACCTTTCTTCAAAGCCTTGTCGATGAGTTTCTCCAGATCCTGAGCCTGCTTGTTCCCTGGCTCATTCCTTTGAAGAGTCCGGATGTACTTAAGAGCTTTCTCATATTCCTGGAAGAAGAACAGGGGAGAGCACTCTCAGATAATTGCACATTTCAAAAGAAGCATTATGCTCacactgcagatttttttttttaaatccttccCGAGTTTGAATCCgggcagcatcacacacactttaGGAGAGTcctaacagatattcttctccatgatctcaaacacactcacgctacaagatatgaaaatcTAAGATTATTGTGCCCGATGTAGGAACGCATCACCTCGAATGACCTCATGCAATGATCAATAACAATGGAACTTATTACTGTCCTCCCTCGTCTCACTCTGTGATTCACACACGACTTCTGTCACACCCTTTCATGACCCTTtcagataatctgagcagataatcgcTTCCTAACAGCGTTGAGTCGGGAGTGACCctgcgattgtcgggaaggaagtATCGGACCTCAAATCGGctcgattatcctgcagtgtgagccaggctttagctTTGATAGGGAAGGCTGTATTTACAAGTGTAAACGAATGCCATCAGTTAAATAATATCGCCTGGACTTTGGGATAGAGACTTACTTTGAGTCTGTAGTTCGCAACACCAAGGTAGAACAAGAAGTCCCGAGAGTCATCCTTTGAGGCTTTTTGAACAAGTTCTaacacaaagcaaacaacaacaacaacatggatgaaattgtaatgaaagacaaagaagatTATATGTCACAGAAATCTTTAATATGCAAACATTGAGGCTGCAATTACCCCATTCGGATATTTTCGCATTATCACACGTGTTTAGCAAAAGTCTGGATGAAACGTTTTCACACATGACATTGCAACATTATTTTGATAAGGCTGACAAATTAAAACCGATGTCTGAAATATTCACACAAACTAAAACGAACCAAactcatttattttgatttaaccaggtaattaacccattgagatcaagatctctttcacaaggttGACCTGGCCAACTGTTTTCAAATATGATGACGAAACTGTATCACAACTTTGGCGTTAGACTGTAtcaaaaatgaagacaaaaatcaGTCCAAACTAAACTCTTAATAGGCTACAGTCATTCTAATATTTATCTCAGACAATTAtgaaatgaatctaaatgaactCACCTTCCATGAGCACGATTCCCTTCTTGATATCGTCAGTGTATTTACTCCTGATCAGACACCAAGCATATTCAAACTTGGTGTCTTTGGAGACAGCTCCTTTCATCAGCTCATTGTTGTATTTCTTCTCAAAtttctgtcaaaacaaaaaaagaagtgaagttGTGTTGGGCTCAGCCTTTATTTAATCATCCGTGGAGACTGGCACTTAGACAAATGTCATTATCGTTAATAGGCCTACTTCTGTTTGAGCCTGCGTAGCAACAAATAGTGAAATGTTTCCTGAGGAAACAAGAGCTCAAATAGTAGTTCATCTCCATCTGTAACGGAGatacaacatgtttttctcaCATTAGTAACTTAATGTAATTTATATAAATCTATGGTATAAAGTCACTTTGACCGCGAACCTGTTTTAGATCataaacattaaacaacattAGCTTCAGCTCGCTGTGTCACGCAACCAAGTATCCTCCCACAGCTTCCATTTCTCCGTAATTTCCGCATTTTCCGAGTCTAAACATCTTGTAACAGTCCCTGTAATGAATTAAAACTCATGTTTTACTATTGATAAAGGTAACATGATTATAAAACTTACTAAAAGGTCTTCAGGAGCTACCACATCGCTCACTACAGCCTCCATGTTTCCGGAAACAGATTCCTGACCCGCCCACTCACTGACGTCACATTTGTTTCTCTGGTAAATTCTCTGCGTAGGGCTGAAGATAAGAAGAAGATAATGagaagaaagggaagaaaacatGTGCTTATGAGGGATAAAAAATGAcgaaagtataaataaataaataaatgatgggAGAAATGCAtgcaataatgtataaataaatatataaatgctgaaaacaatacatcaatgaataaataatgaatacactttgttaatgaaaaaggctatttatatatttttacatgtatttattcatttattagcgtatttctacagttatatatgtatcaatgcatacatttccacattaattgagttattcatttattttcagtatttctacatttacacatctatttatttctgtgtccaggtcgtaagaggaaaagtatatatgtaaatttgcttctgtctgtttttcaaaatttaccaatcctacttcagtaatgttaggacggcccacttaatttacatattttattttccttgtacaacatggacacagaaatacataaataaagatatgaatatatttatttatatattattgtttatatgaattgttgcattatttatatatatatttatttatatatttattgaggcatttattttattatttatttatttatacattattgtatgcatttctcccaacatttatttattcattcatttatttatttatactttagtcatttttgtcCCTCATATGTGCTTAACTACCactaaattttattttatttaatatagtTTTCATGCTATTATTTAGTAATGTTACAAAAGAAGGTTTAGATGTTTGTGCGTTATTTAGCAgttaaaaactgtttctctgtatggccttggtctgtatctccaacaggCACTCTCCTCATTATCTGAGTACAGCATGACCCTAAATCAGTGCCCTCCTGACAAAGGAGTTGCTGTTGGTGGTCCTCCGTACCAGGTACCTTATAGAAAGAAGCTTGCGtagataaatcaccaggcaaactagcagaaggcgtagtcactagggcaagctgaaaccaatgacaATGTTttactcatgtatatgtaatatacctacacactcatgtatatgcaaaatacctacaccctgtgaaagtataaatatgctGTGCAACCGGGACTGCCCCGGGAAtcttgtgactgatgttacttttgcagctgattaccccttttgcaaaagaactcttactatatgcaataaaatacacaccgacaaaagactttgacttgagcTCTTTCActaccaacagaaaaatccacaacactGTCCATGATCCACAGAATGGCTTGAGCACGTCTGGCACCTGCCACTCAAAACTCACTCTCTTGTTAGAAATGTTAACCAACagcaacatttaacatttaataaaaggaaGTTACCATCactaatacatttataaatagaCCTATGAAGATACTTTATAATTCACATGCAACAAGCAACATTGATTTTCACCGTGGCCGTTTCTCTACCAAGGACTGGTTTTggtgcaaaataaatgtttgcaatGGATTCAGCATCCCAAATAACCCCTAATTTGACCCCTCACATGCTATTTAaggcacatgtaaaaaaaaaaaataataattcaaatttTTAACCAATAAGGTTCCAGGTACCCGAAGTTTCAGCAGCTCTCACGGATTTTCCTACAGGagttgaatttaaatatttttatatgtgTAACTAGACACCTTTAGAAACACATTGGTGTAGAAATGGGTTGGTAAGGAATTTATTCCCAGATTGGCCATATATCTGATAAAATGCCTGCTCTTTGTGTGGGAGGAGGGCAGATGAGTTATCAGAAGTGAGTTACACTGACAGTACGTCTATATATCAGGTTTAAATATAGAAAGTCCGTAAAACATAAAGTGGTATGCCAGTTTTCCTTAAGTGTATGAATGTTGGAGTTGGTTACAATACAAGGGGCACCAGCTAAAATCTTGACTAGGGCATCAATTGGGTTCGGGCAAGCTCAGATGTATATTATTaggctattattattattattattattattattattattattattaataataataataataatttcaatatttgtactcaaatgtcgagatacGGACCTGGATTGATCCACAACACTTCTTAATACTCAAATATagaggtttatagttgaaaaaGGTGGTCTTGgggtttagttaccctttaataataataataataataataacaagaaTAATACACACatttgaggggattttttttattgtgaccACATTCTCAGTTTTTGCAACATAATTCTGCAGATCGTGAAACTAAAACTACAAAAGTAACAAAAGGTGATGTGTTGAGATGCTGATGAGGCTTTTTCAGTTCTTTCCCAGGTGTTCTGGGGAAAAGGCCAGAGGCAACAGGTCACTGAGGCTGGTTTCTTTGTAAGACCCATCTGGCTTTGTCAAGTACACGACCCAATCTGATCCAAACTgtggagacagagacacaaactgcATCATGCAATGGATAGGAAGCTTCATAAATAGAAGTGATATTAACATTGAGACCACGGCCCATTCAGACGCCCATATACCAAAACAGATgatgtatttacattttcctAAAATGAGGTCTTTTTGGGATATCAGAAACCACATGACATTCTtaagaaaaacagtttgacagaaagaagaataaAGCCTCTACCTGTTG
This portion of the Labrus bergylta chromosome 22, fLabBer1.1, whole genome shotgun sequence genome encodes:
- the fis1 gene encoding mitochondrial fission 1 protein, whose protein sequence is MEAVVSDVVAPEDLLKFEKKYNNELMKGAVSKDTKFEYAWCLIRSKYTDDIKKGIVLMEELVQKASKDDSRDFLFYLGVANYRLKEYEKALKYIRTLQRNEPGNKQAQDLEKLIDKALKKDGLVGIAIVGGLGVAIAGVAGLIGLAVSKGAKS